From one Paenibacillus sp. FSL K6-1330 genomic stretch:
- a CDS encoding biotin--[acetyl-CoA-carboxylase] ligase, translating to MKDYDQDNALLKMFQEHSGQFLSGEEISRKLSISRTAVWKQINKLRHFGYDFEAVPRLGYRMMDEPDKLSVEQLTAGMTSQTFGKPLKLLDKTASTQEDARQLAEEGATEGTLVISEEQTGGRGRMGRKFHSPRGKGIWMSLVLRPKQPLHLTQQLTLLTGVAVCRAITKCAGVQTDIKWPNDILFQGKKVCGILLESATEDERVRYCIAGIGISANLKESDFPEELRSVATSIRMAGGATVNRTELIQSIMAEMEVLYELYNEQGFEPIASLWEALSGTVGREVQVQTALDRFSGIATGLNRDGALLVRNQDDELIPVYSGEILF from the coding sequence ATGAAGGATTATGATCAAGACAATGCACTTCTGAAAATGTTCCAGGAGCATTCCGGCCAGTTTTTGTCCGGAGAAGAGATCAGCCGTAAATTGTCCATCAGCCGGACGGCCGTATGGAAGCAGATCAATAAGCTTCGTCATTTTGGTTATGATTTCGAGGCTGTTCCACGGCTTGGCTACCGCATGATGGATGAACCGGACAAACTGAGCGTGGAACAACTGACAGCGGGGATGACCAGTCAAACCTTCGGGAAACCGCTGAAGCTGCTTGACAAAACGGCGTCAACGCAGGAAGATGCCCGGCAATTGGCGGAAGAAGGGGCAACCGAAGGCACGCTTGTGATCTCGGAAGAGCAGACGGGCGGCCGCGGGAGAATGGGCAGGAAATTCCACTCCCCGAGAGGCAAAGGCATATGGATGAGCCTGGTGCTCAGACCGAAGCAACCTCTGCATTTAACCCAGCAGCTCACCTTGTTGACAGGCGTAGCGGTATGCCGTGCGATCACGAAGTGCGCCGGTGTGCAAACCGATATCAAATGGCCAAACGACATTCTGTTTCAAGGCAAAAAGGTGTGCGGCATTCTGCTGGAGTCTGCAACAGAAGACGAAAGGGTGCGCTACTGCATTGCCGGTATCGGCATCAGCGCCAATCTGAAAGAATCGGATTTTCCGGAGGAGCTGCGCAGCGTTGCGACTTCGATTCGCATGGCTGGCGGAGCAACCGTTAATCGGACAGAGCTGATCCAGTCCATCATGGCGGAGATGGAGGTTTTATATGAATTGTACAACGAGCAGGGCTTCGAGCCTATAGCCTCTCTCTGGGAAGCTTTATCCGGCACGGTGGGCAGGGAAGTTCAAGTGCAGACGGCCCTTGACCGTTTTAGCGGGATTGCCACAGGACTCAACCGAGATGGTGCGCTGCTGGTCCGCAATCAAGATGACGAGCTGATCCCCGTATATTCCGGTGAAATTCTTTTTTAA
- the bshA gene encoding N-acetyl-alpha-D-glucosaminyl L-malate synthase BshA, translating to MNQQPLKIGITCYPSLGGSGVVATELGKLLAEQGHQVHFIAHSIPFRLGTFHKNIFYHEVEVNDYYVFRYPPYDLSLATKMAQVAKMQQLDVLHVHYAVPHAVCAFLAKQMVGDQLKVVTTLHGTDITVLAQDESLKDLIRLAINESDAVTAVSQDLIRETRELLDISRDIDLTYNFVDPRVYYPRDSESLRKDYADPNEKILMHISNFRPVKRVADVLEIFAQVQEQVPAKLLLVGEGPELPKIQCRINELGLASKVHFLGKQDEIAHVISMADVLLLPSEKESFGLVALEAMACGVPTVGSTAGGIPELITHGETGYLAPIGDTYSMAQHVLEILKDEALSERLRKACLHRSKTMFCNELIRGKYEEIYYRVLGREVSELKPVCG from the coding sequence ATGAATCAACAACCATTAAAAATCGGCATTACCTGTTACCCTTCATTGGGCGGGTCGGGCGTGGTGGCGACAGAGCTGGGGAAACTCCTGGCCGAGCAAGGACACCAGGTTCATTTTATTGCTCACAGCATTCCGTTCCGGTTAGGGACTTTCCATAAAAATATTTTTTATCATGAAGTTGAAGTGAACGACTACTACGTGTTTCGATACCCGCCATATGATCTGTCGCTAGCGACAAAGATGGCTCAGGTAGCCAAAATGCAGCAGCTTGATGTGCTGCATGTGCACTATGCGGTGCCACATGCCGTGTGTGCCTTCTTAGCGAAGCAGATGGTCGGAGATCAGCTGAAGGTCGTCACGACGCTGCATGGAACCGATATTACGGTTCTGGCGCAGGATGAATCGCTGAAGGACTTGATTCGACTCGCTATTAATGAAAGTGATGCGGTTACGGCTGTTTCTCAGGATCTCATCCGAGAAACGCGGGAGTTGCTGGATATAAGCCGGGATATTGACCTTACCTACAATTTTGTGGATCCGCGGGTATATTATCCACGGGATTCGGAATCGCTGCGTAAAGATTATGCAGATCCGAATGAGAAGATCTTGATGCATATTTCCAACTTCCGTCCGGTAAAACGGGTAGCAGACGTGTTGGAAATATTCGCCCAGGTTCAGGAGCAGGTCCCGGCGAAACTGCTGCTTGTCGGGGAAGGGCCCGAGCTTCCGAAAATCCAGTGCCGCATCAATGAACTGGGACTCGCCAGCAAAGTACATTTTCTAGGCAAGCAAGATGAAATTGCGCACGTCATATCCATGGCGGATGTGCTGCTGCTTCCTTCCGAGAAAGAAAGCTTTGGCCTGGTTGCTCTAGAAGCGATGGCCTGCGGAGTGCCTACCGTCGGCTCTACGGCAGGCGGGATTCCCGAGTTGATAACACATGGCGAAACCGGATATTTGGCTCCTATCGGAGACACCTATTCGATGGCTCAGCATGTGCTTGAAATTTTAAAGGATGAAGCGCTTAGTGAGCGGCTGCGCAAGGCTTGTCTGCATCGTTCCAAGACGATGTTCTGCAATGAATTAATACGAGGCAAGTACGAAGAAATATATTACCGAGTATTGGGACGGGAGGTTAGCGAGCTGAAGCCGGTCTGCGGCTAA
- a CDS encoding sporulation protein YpjB yields the protein MFRTFPKLLLCLFALLMLVTVSMGDPVVWATPANGQSETSPAASIQAKALNKEVEQLYRHVEEGNVQAVLEDVRRVSGMFEASSFQGLTGVEGIHALAESILEMKEATARATQEPQHWMVSAGKLRMATDSLIHTRDALWLQYYKVMREDLRVMGEYAIQQDQAGMRRAYDSLSEHYELIRPSVVIQRKPEEVNMMESWISYAGGLVSSGDTAQVQKLVPQGEEMINTLFGKKKDEPALAPLGEVKEPWTWQLVIGAFILAALTFAGYRKYRGQLYSAKPMFPRKM from the coding sequence ATGTTTCGAACCTTTCCGAAGCTCCTGCTGTGTCTGTTTGCACTGCTTATGCTGGTTACTGTCAGCATGGGTGATCCTGTTGTGTGGGCTACCCCGGCAAACGGACAGTCGGAGACTTCGCCCGCTGCATCCATACAGGCTAAGGCGCTGAACAAGGAAGTGGAGCAGCTATACCGCCATGTGGAGGAAGGCAATGTACAAGCCGTGCTGGAGGATGTTCGCCGGGTATCCGGGATGTTTGAGGCTTCGTCATTTCAGGGATTGACCGGTGTAGAAGGAATTCATGCGTTGGCTGAGAGCATTTTGGAGATGAAAGAAGCTACGGCAAGGGCCACGCAGGAGCCGCAGCACTGGATGGTGTCCGCAGGAAAACTCCGAATGGCAACCGATAGCCTGATTCATACCAGAGATGCGTTATGGCTGCAATATTACAAGGTCATGCGTGAAGACCTGAGGGTCATGGGGGAGTATGCCATCCAGCAGGATCAGGCTGGCATGAGACGAGCGTATGACAGCCTGAGTGAACATTATGAACTCATCCGTCCTTCTGTTGTCATACAGCGAAAGCCTGAGGAGGTTAACATGATGGAGTCCTGGATTTCTTATGCCGGGGGTCTGGTGTCATCTGGGGACACAGCTCAGGTGCAAAAATTGGTTCCGCAGGGTGAGGAAATGATCAATACGCTGTTTGGCAAGAAAAAGGATGAGCCCGCCCTAGCTCCGCTGGGAGAGGTCAAGGAGCCATGGACGTGGCAGCTGGTCATCGGGGCTTTCATTTTGGCGGCATTAACGTTTGCGGGATACCGCAAATACCGAGGTCAGTTGTATAGCGCAAAACCCATGTTCCCTCGCAAAATGTAG
- the panC gene encoding pantoate--beta-alanine ligase, translated as MKVIRTIAELRSELKDRWESGSGSVGLVPTMGYLHEGHASLMRKAREMAGTVVVSIFVNPIQFGPGEDYETYPRDEARDLALAESEGVNVVFIPTVQEMYPQPTKTKITVSEITSLLCGASRPGHFDGVTTVVNKLFNIVKPDYAFFGMKDAQQVAVIEQMVQDLNMDVTIVPCPIIRESDGLALSSRNVYLKPEEREQALVLSGSLRTAQEMIQQGQATTAGEIRVHLRDSISQSPLADIDYAELLTFPELVPVEDSYRIADEGRTVIMALAVRFGRTRLIDNALLQPKVGGSHV; from the coding sequence ATGAAAGTGATTCGCACCATTGCGGAATTAAGATCAGAACTTAAGGACCGCTGGGAATCCGGCAGTGGTTCGGTAGGACTTGTGCCTACGATGGGTTATTTGCATGAAGGACACGCCAGCCTGATGCGTAAGGCGCGAGAAATGGCAGGTACGGTGGTTGTCAGTATCTTTGTCAATCCGATTCAATTCGGACCGGGTGAGGATTATGAGACCTATCCCAGGGATGAGGCACGCGATCTGGCGTTGGCGGAATCCGAAGGGGTGAATGTGGTTTTTATTCCCACGGTTCAGGAAATGTATCCCCAGCCGACCAAAACCAAAATCACTGTATCGGAAATTACGTCTTTGTTGTGCGGGGCCTCCCGTCCCGGGCATTTTGACGGTGTTACCACCGTTGTTAACAAATTGTTTAATATCGTAAAACCTGACTATGCTTTCTTCGGAATGAAGGATGCCCAGCAGGTAGCCGTCATTGAGCAAATGGTTCAAGATTTGAACATGGACGTAACCATCGTGCCTTGTCCGATCATCCGCGAATCTGACGGCCTTGCTCTAAGCTCACGCAACGTGTATTTGAAGCCGGAAGAGCGGGAACAGGCACTTGTGCTGTCGGGCTCTTTGCGGACCGCTCAGGAGATGATCCAGCAGGGACAAGCGACAACGGCAGGAGAGATCCGTGTTCATCTTCGGGATTCTATATCCCAGTCCCCGCTCGCTGATATTGATTATGCAGAATTGCTCACTTTCCCGGAACTTGTTCCCGTGGAAGATTCATATCGCATTGCGGATGAAGGCAGAACCGTCATTATGGCGCTGGCCGTACGATTTGGCCGCACCCGTCTCATTGACAATGCGTTACTTCAACCAAAAGTAGGGGGATCCCATGTTTAG
- the bshB1 gene encoding bacillithiol biosynthesis deacetylase BshB1, with translation MNSQLDILIFGAHADDAEIGMAGTIAKHTAAGLSVGICDLTEAEMSSNGTVDIRKQEAEQAARILDLTVRTNLGLPDRGLFVTPENIERVTAEIRKFSPSIVFAPYWEDRHPDHVACSRLVEEAVFNAKLRRYMPEQPPVKVDELYFYFINDIGRTDLVVDVTDQYAVKEQALSCYRSQFQKAEENAVSTPLTEGYIERVRARDSLLGARRLIPYAEGFACKSPYVVHLFDSKQA, from the coding sequence ATGAACAGCCAACTGGACATCTTAATCTTCGGAGCACACGCTGACGATGCCGAGATCGGAATGGCAGGAACGATTGCGAAGCATACAGCAGCTGGACTGTCGGTCGGGATCTGCGATCTGACGGAGGCTGAGATGTCGTCGAACGGCACCGTCGACATTCGCAAGCAGGAGGCTGAGCAAGCAGCCCGGATTTTGGATCTTACGGTCCGGACGAATTTGGGACTGCCGGACCGTGGTTTATTTGTGACACCGGAGAATATTGAACGGGTCACGGCCGAGATTCGCAAGTTTTCTCCCTCGATTGTGTTTGCTCCCTACTGGGAGGATCGCCATCCGGACCATGTGGCTTGCAGCCGTTTAGTTGAGGAAGCGGTATTTAATGCCAAGCTTCGTCGTTATATGCCTGAGCAGCCACCGGTTAAGGTGGACGAGCTTTATTTTTATTTCATTAATGATATCGGAAGAACGGATCTGGTCGTTGACGTTACGGATCAGTATGCCGTTAAGGAGCAGGCCCTGTCTTGTTACCGTTCCCAGTTCCAGAAGGCTGAAGAAAATGCAGTCTCTACCCCGTTGACTGAGGGGTACATCGAGCGTGTGCGGGCCAGGGATTCACTGCTTGGAGCGCGCAGGCTTATTCCTTATGCAGAAGGTTTCGCTTGTAAAAGTCCGTATGTTGTTCATCTATTCGACTCCAAGCAGGCATAA
- a CDS encoding nucleotide pyrophosphohydrolase: MEKSMAEMQQEVDQYISQFKEGYFSPLSMMARMSEEVGELAREVNHQFGEKPKKADEADNSIEMELGDILFITICFANSLGIDLAEAHAKVMHKFATRDADRWTKINTD; this comes from the coding sequence TTGGAAAAATCAATGGCTGAAATGCAGCAGGAAGTCGATCAATACATATCACAATTCAAGGAAGGTTATTTCAGTCCTTTATCCATGATGGCCCGGATGTCCGAAGAGGTGGGCGAACTCGCCAGAGAGGTTAATCATCAGTTCGGTGAGAAGCCGAAAAAGGCCGATGAAGCAGACAATTCCATCGAAATGGAACTTGGAGATATATTGTTTATTACGATTTGTTTTGCCAATTCCCTTGGCATCGATCTCGCGGAAGCGCACGCTAAAGTCATGCATAAATTTGCGACGCGTGATGCTGATCGTTGGACGAAAATAAACACCGATTAG
- a CDS encoding tetratricopeptide repeat protein, producing the protein MKPESYIQKAYRCILQNDFEEALRWFEQAIIANPGDAEVHYRCSITYGRSNKLEMAITHAEEAVRLQPDKPEYALHLQHIKAAELVQRARKMVENRKDVTKAELYQAVGHLKSAVAMDPLYAQAYVWLALVYSELDEHALAISTLKEVISLYPQESGLQHIMEELKQRLKSYMQDTASD; encoded by the coding sequence GTGAAACCTGAAAGTTATATACAAAAAGCATATCGATGCATCCTTCAAAATGATTTCGAAGAGGCGTTACGTTGGTTTGAGCAAGCGATCATCGCGAATCCGGGAGATGCCGAAGTGCATTATCGGTGCTCCATTACCTACGGCAGAAGCAATAAGCTGGAGATGGCGATTACGCATGCGGAGGAAGCCGTCAGGCTGCAGCCGGACAAACCGGAATATGCTCTTCATTTACAGCATATCAAGGCTGCGGAGCTGGTGCAGCGAGCAAGAAAGATGGTGGAGAACCGCAAGGATGTGACCAAGGCAGAATTGTATCAAGCCGTGGGACATCTGAAATCAGCCGTAGCCATGGACCCTTTGTATGCTCAGGCTTATGTATGGCTTGCTCTTGTTTATAGTGAACTCGATGAGCATGCGCTCGCCATTTCCACGCTTAAAGAGGTAATTTCGTTGTACCCGCAGGAGAGCGGGCTGCAGCATATAATGGAGGAACTCAAACAGCGCTTGAAATCATATATGCAGGATACAGCATCGGATTGA
- a CDS encoding YitT family protein — protein sequence MKTSKLLNQLHTIIPIIAGSAIYAFGLLYFIIPNELMEGGVTGITVLLNYAFNISPSISTMVLNIPLFLVGMKILGKRQSIYTGLGIASLTLFLWLFEALIDRGYVVPFQTEQDYILAALYAGVTLGAGLGIVFRFGGTTGGSDIIARIINRKFGFSMGQIILSLDILIIGLSLFFIPLERILYTLVAVFIASKVIDFIQEGAYAAKAFTIISDHAPDIAHRISTEMERGVTLIPAIGAYSKQAKHMVYCVVSRQEIRRLTGIAKSLDPRAFIIINDVNDVHGEGFKEE from the coding sequence ATGAAAACGTCCAAGTTGTTAAATCAGCTTCATACCATCATTCCGATCATCGCCGGTTCCGCCATTTACGCATTCGGCCTTCTGTATTTCATCATTCCGAATGAACTCATGGAGGGGGGCGTCACCGGCATTACCGTACTGCTGAACTATGCCTTTAACATATCGCCGTCCATCTCAACTATGGTGCTCAATATCCCGTTATTCTTGGTCGGCATGAAAATCCTCGGTAAACGCCAGTCGATTTACACAGGTCTCGGTATCGCCTCATTAACCCTGTTTCTGTGGCTGTTTGAAGCTTTGATCGATCGCGGCTATGTTGTACCGTTTCAGACCGAGCAGGATTATATTCTTGCTGCGCTCTACGCAGGTGTCACATTGGGCGCCGGACTCGGCATTGTGTTCCGGTTCGGCGGGACGACAGGCGGTTCAGACATCATTGCCAGAATCATCAACCGAAAATTCGGCTTCAGTATGGGCCAGATCATTCTATCTCTTGATATCTTGATCATCGGGCTTTCTTTATTCTTTATCCCGCTCGAGCGAATATTGTATACCCTCGTTGCCGTATTCATCGCTTCCAAGGTCATCGATTTCATACAGGAGGGGGCTTATGCCGCCAAAGCCTTCACCATCATCAGTGATCACGCACCCGATATTGCCCATCGCATATCAACCGAGATGGAGCGCGGAGTAACACTAATCCCGGCCATCGGCGCCTACTCCAAGCAAGCCAAGCATATGGTATACTGCGTCGTATCGAGGCAGGAAATTCGCCGCCTAACGGGAATCGCCAAATCGTTGGACCCTCGGGCATTTATTATCATTAATGATGTCAATGATGTGCATGGCGAAGGATTTAAAGAAGAATAG
- the mgsA gene encoding methylglyoxal synthase has product MNISFIAHDRKKEEMVNFVIAYENVFEDHNLYSTGTTGTRIMEQTKLSIHRFASGPLGGDQQIGALVADNEMDLIIFLRDPLMAQPHEPDINALLRLCDVQGIPLATNVATAEILVKALDRGDFAWRELVHKYKPGVDS; this is encoded by the coding sequence ATGAATATTTCATTTATCGCTCATGACCGTAAAAAAGAGGAAATGGTCAACTTCGTTATTGCTTATGAAAATGTATTCGAAGATCATAATCTTTACTCGACGGGAACGACGGGGACCCGTATTATGGAGCAAACCAAACTCAGCATTCACCGTTTCGCTTCGGGACCACTTGGTGGCGACCAGCAGATTGGCGCGCTTGTTGCGGACAATGAGATGGATCTCATCATTTTTTTACGGGATCCTTTGATGGCACAACCTCATGAACCAGACATTAATGCACTCCTTCGTCTGTGCGACGTTCAGGGAATTCCACTTGCTACCAATGTGGCAACGGCCGAGATTCTTGTTAAAGCGCTGGACCGTGGCGATTTTGCATGGCGGGAACTCGTTCATAAATACAAACCGGGTGTGGATAGCTAA
- the panB gene encoding 3-methyl-2-oxobutanoate hydroxymethyltransferase, with protein MTGKQPLNIVKMKNMKKKGIPITMLTAYDYPSAKLAEEADIDMILVGDSLGNVVLGYNSTIPVTLDDMVYHTRAVARGAEETFIVADMPFMTYHGDIDESLRGVRRLMQEGHAHAVKMEGGEEIAGTVKRIVQSGVPVLGHIGLTPQSVNQIGGYRIQGKDAQDAQRLMNDAKALEAAGAFAIVLELVTEEAAAEISKALSIPTIGIGAGRYCDGQVLVFHDLIKYASPYRDKRFVKTYADVGSVIREGITQYVKEVKDRSFPAEEHVFKAEKHEASETTTTLYGSKKEKVGTTS; from the coding sequence ATGACAGGCAAACAACCACTGAACATCGTGAAGATGAAGAACATGAAGAAGAAGGGTATACCGATCACCATGCTGACCGCGTACGATTATCCTTCCGCCAAGCTGGCGGAGGAAGCGGATATTGATATGATATTGGTAGGCGATTCCCTCGGCAATGTCGTGCTCGGCTATAACTCCACAATTCCGGTAACGCTGGACGACATGGTATATCATACCCGTGCCGTCGCTCGTGGAGCGGAAGAAACTTTTATCGTAGCGGATATGCCGTTTATGACCTATCACGGAGATATTGATGAAAGTCTGCGCGGGGTGCGGAGATTGATGCAGGAAGGTCATGCGCATGCCGTGAAAATGGAGGGCGGCGAAGAAATCGCCGGCACCGTGAAACGGATCGTACAGTCCGGCGTACCGGTACTGGGTCATATCGGGCTGACGCCTCAGTCGGTGAATCAAATTGGAGGCTACCGGATCCAAGGCAAGGATGCCCAAGACGCTCAGCGGCTCATGAATGATGCAAAGGCACTTGAAGCGGCTGGAGCATTCGCAATTGTATTGGAGCTGGTTACAGAAGAGGCTGCGGCGGAAATATCTAAAGCGCTGAGCATACCGACGATTGGCATCGGAGCGGGTCGTTACTGCGACGGTCAGGTTCTGGTATTCCATGATTTAATCAAATATGCGTCTCCCTATCGGGACAAACGCTTCGTGAAAACATACGCTGATGTAGGCTCCGTCATCCGTGAAGGCATTACGCAGTATGTGAAGGAAGTAAAGGACCGCTCATTCCCGGCAGAGGAGCATGTCTTCAAGGCCGAGAAACATGAGGCTTCCGAAACGACAACAACATTATATGGAAGCAAAAAGGAAAAGGTGGGCACGACATCATGA
- a CDS encoding CCA tRNA nucleotidyltransferase: MADMFNSIRWRNADPDMAERSADVIRTLLRHGHEAYWVGGCVRDEYMGRRVSDMDITTSALPEVTCSVFPKVIPTGIKHGTVTVLMEGQSFEVTTYRVESGYEDHRHPTEVAFVREVKEDLRRRDFTMNAMARGIDGSWVDPFGGRADIDRQVIRCVGDARLRFREDALRMVRCIRFASVFGFSIAQHTWRGILSERDTLSWIAMERIRSEFEKILTGPAPLRGLEMFVRSGLYTRMKAPFPYTGHDTQAIEAMNRIEPEQSTIRWTLLLLACGISAQAAEGLLRSWTFSNKQREAIVKQLALHESYLQEKEEEDTKSARLQWIKLVLFHGAEAAQGWLHLQTALNQTGAASASLSVIEQLDGWLRELRIRSLKDLAITGNELLEALDKRGGPWLGELLGQLLEKSAAGLINNDKESLIEEAKRVVIHNEGL; this comes from the coding sequence ATGGCAGATATGTTTAATTCAATACGATGGCGCAACGCGGATCCCGATATGGCCGAGCGGAGTGCGGACGTGATCCGGACTCTGCTTCGACATGGACATGAAGCGTATTGGGTCGGAGGCTGTGTCCGTGATGAATACATGGGACGCAGGGTCAGTGATATGGATATTACGACCTCCGCCTTGCCGGAAGTCACCTGTTCCGTCTTTCCCAAGGTCATTCCTACAGGAATCAAGCATGGGACCGTAACGGTGCTGATGGAAGGCCAGTCTTTCGAAGTGACGACTTATCGGGTGGAGAGTGGTTATGAGGATCACCGTCATCCAACGGAGGTCGCTTTCGTCAGAGAAGTAAAGGAAGATTTGAGACGGCGCGATTTTACGATGAACGCAATGGCTAGGGGGATTGATGGATCCTGGGTGGATCCGTTTGGCGGACGAGCGGATATTGACAGGCAGGTAATCCGCTGCGTAGGCGATGCGCGCCTGCGTTTCCGTGAAGACGCCCTGCGCATGGTTCGCTGCATCCGTTTCGCCTCTGTGTTCGGTTTCTCCATCGCGCAGCATACATGGAGAGGGATTCTCTCGGAGAGAGACACCTTAAGCTGGATTGCGATGGAGCGCATCCGCAGTGAATTTGAAAAGATATTGACAGGGCCGGCCCCCTTACGAGGATTGGAGATGTTTGTCCGCAGCGGCTTGTACACCCGAATGAAAGCGCCGTTTCCGTATACCGGGCATGACACGCAGGCGATAGAAGCAATGAATCGGATCGAGCCGGAGCAATCTACGATCCGCTGGACGCTGCTGCTGCTTGCTTGCGGCATTTCAGCCCAGGCAGCAGAGGGACTGCTGCGATCATGGACGTTCTCCAATAAGCAGCGGGAAGCCATCGTTAAGCAGCTGGCGCTTCATGAATCCTATCTGCAAGAGAAGGAAGAGGAAGATACCAAGAGTGCTAGGCTCCAGTGGATTAAGCTGGTTCTTTTCCACGGAGCCGAGGCAGCTCAAGGCTGGCTGCATTTGCAGACGGCGTTGAACCAAACGGGAGCGGCGTCTGCCTCACTTAGCGTAATCGAGCAGCTTGACGGTTGGCTCCGGGAACTCCGAATTCGGAGTTTGAAGGATTTGGCCATCACCGGAAACGAACTGCTTGAAGCGCTGGACAAGCGCGGGGGCCCATGGCTAGGCGAACTTCTCGGGCAATTGCTGGAGAAATCGGCAGCAGGTTTAATTAACAACGATAAGGAATCGTTGATTGAAGAAGCAAAGCGGGTGGTAATTCATAATGAAGGATTATGA
- the dapB gene encoding 4-hydroxy-tetrahydrodipicolinate reductase, producing the protein MANKWTVAVVGAGGRMGKEVVKLVLGDEELELVAAVGRSDEGADAGTLVGLPACGITVTSDLEMALVESKPDVMVDFTAPQFAYSNTALAIKHGVRPIMGTTGFTPEQIEELDKQCMEQNIGGLIAPNFSIGAILMMKFAAAAAKYLPHVEIIETHGDQKLDAPSGTSIKTAEMIAANREEIRQGNPKEEEVIEGARGGYYNGFRIHSVRLPGVFAQQEVIFGGYGQSLKIRHDSYERAAYMPGVKMAIEKVMGYTGLVYGFDHFID; encoded by the coding sequence ATGGCAAACAAATGGACAGTTGCGGTCGTCGGTGCCGGCGGCCGTATGGGTAAAGAAGTAGTGAAGCTTGTTTTGGGCGATGAGGAACTGGAACTGGTTGCCGCTGTGGGCCGATCGGATGAAGGTGCTGATGCAGGGACGCTTGTGGGTCTTCCTGCCTGCGGCATTACGGTGACATCCGATCTGGAGATGGCGTTGGTCGAATCGAAACCAGATGTTATGGTTGACTTTACAGCACCGCAATTTGCCTATAGCAACACGGCTCTGGCCATTAAGCACGGCGTCCGTCCGATCATGGGCACTACAGGCTTCACGCCAGAGCAAATCGAAGAGTTGGACAAGCAGTGTATGGAGCAGAATATTGGCGGTTTGATCGCACCGAATTTCTCCATCGGAGCGATCCTGATGATGAAGTTTGCAGCTGCAGCAGCAAAATATTTGCCCCATGTTGAAATCATTGAAACCCATGGCGACCAGAAGCTTGATGCGCCATCCGGAACATCGATCAAGACAGCGGAAATGATTGCCGCAAACCGCGAGGAAATCCGGCAAGGCAATCCAAAGGAAGAAGAGGTCATTGAAGGCGCCAGAGGCGGGTACTATAACGGCTTCCGTATTCACAGTGTTCGTCTGCCGGGTGTATTTGCTCAGCAGGAAGTTATATTTGGCGGTTACGGACAAAGCTTGAAGATCCGACATGATTCCTATGAGCGTGCAGCTTATATGCCGGGCGTGAAGATGGCTATAGAGAAAGTAATGGGGTACACCGGCTTGGTCTATGGATTTGATCATTTTATCGACTAA
- a CDS encoding DUF1405 domain-containing protein, whose translation MSISYFWSREFLSKRSILWLLLICNILGTIYGYIWYGGQMVDTVDHGLLWQVIFVPDSPTASLFFSLALLLLLYPPRGLGGSLFQQFIEALAVVTSVKYGIWAVAIIFAGQAQGDVLGWQDWMLVASHTAMAVEALLFVRLFHYRWTALTGAIAWTLLNDTVDYTYGVFPWLPGQLYDDLSAVELFTYLLTLFSGFAGWIFMKYGNSKQR comes from the coding sequence TTGTCGATTTCGTATTTTTGGAGCCGAGAATTTCTAAGCAAGCGATCGATTCTCTGGCTGCTGCTCATCTGCAACATCCTTGGAACGATCTATGGATACATATGGTACGGGGGGCAAATGGTCGATACGGTGGATCATGGCTTGCTATGGCAGGTCATATTTGTCCCGGATAGCCCGACGGCCAGTTTATTCTTCAGTTTGGCGCTTCTGCTGCTCCTCTACCCGCCTCGGGGGCTTGGGGGCTCTTTGTTTCAGCAATTCATTGAGGCGCTGGCGGTCGTGACATCAGTGAAGTATGGGATTTGGGCTGTTGCCATCATATTTGCCGGACAAGCCCAAGGGGATGTGCTGGGATGGCAGGATTGGATGCTCGTCGCTTCGCATACGGCAATGGCAGTGGAAGCGTTATTGTTCGTACGATTGTTTCATTATCGCTGGACAGCGCTCACCGGGGCCATTGCCTGGACACTGCTGAATGATACCGTAGATTATACGTACGGCGTATTTCCTTGGCTGCCGGGGCAGTTATATGACGACCTATCAGCGGTCGAGCTGTTTACTTATCTTTTGACTCTTTTCAGCGGTTTCGCCGGCTGGATCTTCATGAAATATGGGAATTCCAAACAACGTTAG